A single window of Treponema denticola ATCC 35405 DNA harbors:
- a CDS encoding sigma 54-interacting transcriptional regulator, whose amino-acid sequence MKDCVYSAYSKEDAKHFIKEVGSLWNVSLTFDSSKIVDILKEKHFDFVIIDAESGGLFLPDTLELIKNEFPHIHIFIIIHCKQNDLQYNLLNSHVSEVFEIPKDFKGIYDKIENFFPEELCKEKTPAYTKEDENIQIIKKEIIGISKEICELREFIYRAANSNLPVLLSGETGVGKGVTANLIHRLSQVKNKKFLPINVSCIPESLAESFLFGTEEGSFTGAVKKEGAFFEASGGTIFLDEMETLSPDIQAKLLHVLESGLIRPVGSTKSKQVEFRLIAAANEDLQKMIDEKKFRQDLYYRLHVLHHEIPPLRNRKEDIKYIAQAYLTKAEKTISDRAQAKLNFHNWPGNIRELYNCLDRACNLAGDGEKIENRHIKF is encoded by the coding sequence ATTCAAAAGAAGATGCTAAGCATTTTATTAAAGAAGTCGGGAGTTTGTGGAATGTATCTTTAACCTTTGACAGCAGCAAAATAGTAGATATTTTAAAAGAGAAACATTTTGATTTTGTAATTATCGATGCAGAATCAGGCGGCCTTTTTCTACCCGATACCCTTGAATTAATCAAAAACGAATTTCCACATATTCATATATTTATTATAATACATTGTAAACAAAATGATTTACAATACAATCTATTAAATTCCCATGTATCGGAAGTTTTTGAAATTCCAAAAGATTTTAAGGGGATATACGACAAAATAGAAAATTTCTTTCCGGAAGAACTGTGCAAAGAAAAAACACCGGCCTACACAAAAGAAGACGAAAATATACAAATAATAAAAAAAGAAATAATCGGCATCAGTAAGGAAATCTGCGAGCTTAGGGAATTTATCTACAGAGCAGCCAACTCAAACCTGCCGGTGCTCCTATCCGGAGAAACAGGAGTAGGAAAAGGGGTGACAGCAAATTTAATACATAGGCTATCTCAGGTCAAAAACAAAAAATTCCTGCCGATAAACGTCAGCTGCATACCGGAATCATTGGCAGAATCTTTTTTGTTCGGCACTGAAGAAGGAAGCTTTACCGGCGCAGTTAAAAAAGAAGGAGCTTTTTTTGAAGCCTCCGGCGGCACAATCTTTTTAGACGAAATGGAAACCCTTTCACCGGATATCCAGGCAAAACTTCTGCATGTCTTGGAATCAGGTCTTATAAGACCCGTCGGCTCGACAAAATCAAAGCAGGTTGAATTCCGTTTAATAGCAGCGGCAAACGAAGATTTACAAAAAATGATTGACGAAAAAAAATTCCGCCAAGACCTCTACTATAGACTTCATGTTCTGCACCATGAAATACCGCCTCTGCGGAACAGAAAAGAAGACATAAAATACATCGCTCAAGCCTATCTTACCAAGGCAGAAAAAACTATAAGCGACAGGGCACAAGCAAAACTTAATTTTCACAACTGGCCCGGAAACATAAGAGAATTATACAACTGTCTGGACAGGGCCTGTAATCTTGCCGGAGACGGAGAAAAAATAGAAAACCGCCATATAAAATTCTAG
- a CDS encoding tetratricopeptide repeat protein, protein MAISVVDQGKKLLSKKKYNDVISLLEPHVVEYRDSFAFHFYLGLASFHVGDIQGAMDYFLRARQIKPTDSDLLSTYAAMALRRSLTTEAVEYYLQALEHNPNCKLAKKGLDIIRKNNSPEKLGNFVQSGKIKTLFPRPGHEEKKGRSIAVALVLGISIISFVFIVPYITKTRNFSDSGRANLEEFKLDSNERKYAVDMEGSYIYVLTQSQILKAYSDAQTYFNAHRDNAAQVEINRLLSSNASFSIKQKSRLLMDYFEEPGFDNIQDIYSYAQVKQEPLLYLDCWVVWKGMPANIQTGTYSTAFNLLVGYDTKQILEGVVPVFCDFVSKIDPDRPVNVLGQIIIKDGTVCLKGKGIHQTQKPAEND, encoded by the coding sequence ATGGCTATTTCCGTTGTAGATCAAGGTAAAAAATTATTATCTAAAAAGAAATACAATGATGTTATCTCTTTATTGGAGCCTCATGTTGTTGAATACAGGGACTCTTTTGCCTTTCATTTTTATTTAGGTTTGGCGTCTTTTCATGTAGGTGATATCCAGGGTGCTATGGATTATTTTTTAAGAGCCAGACAAATAAAACCGACGGATTCCGACTTGCTGTCAACCTATGCTGCTATGGCCTTGAGACGCTCTCTTACAACAGAGGCCGTAGAATACTATTTACAAGCTCTTGAACACAACCCTAATTGTAAACTTGCAAAAAAAGGTTTGGACATTATTCGCAAAAATAATTCGCCCGAAAAATTAGGCAATTTTGTTCAGTCAGGTAAAATAAAAACTCTTTTCCCCAGACCGGGGCATGAAGAAAAAAAAGGAAGAAGTATTGCCGTTGCTCTTGTTTTAGGTATTTCGATAATTTCTTTTGTTTTTATTGTGCCGTACATAACTAAAACAAGGAATTTTTCAGACAGCGGAAGGGCTAATTTAGAAGAATTTAAATTGGACAGTAATGAAAGAAAGTATGCTGTCGACATGGAAGGCTCATATATTTATGTATTGACTCAAAGCCAAATATTAAAAGCGTATTCGGATGCTCAAACCTATTTTAATGCTCATAGAGATAATGCTGCTCAAGTTGAGATAAACAGGCTTCTTTCATCTAATGCTTCTTTTTCGATAAAACAAAAATCCAGGCTTTTGATGGATTATTTTGAAGAGCCCGGCTTTGATAATATACAGGATATTTATTCTTATGCTCAGGTAAAACAGGAGCCCCTTCTTTATCTTGATTGCTGGGTAGTATGGAAGGGAATGCCTGCCAATATACAAACCGGTACATATAGTACAGCCTTTAACCTTTTGGTCGGTTACGATACAAAGCAAATCCTTGAAGGTGTTGTTCCTGTTTTTTGTGATTTTGTGTCAAAAATAGATCCGGATAGACCGGTAAATGTATTGGGGCAAATAATTATAAAAGACGGTACGGTTTGTCTAAAAGGAAAGGGAATTCACCAAACCCAAAAGCCGGCTGAAAACGACTAG
- a CDS encoding tetratricopeptide repeat protein, producing MKKILILFFLLFTVNAFTQNYADYMSSGLDAYARSDWSSALFSFQKAMEVSKNSLDEPLYWLIMANASARNYTVALNDIETFLKRFPNSSKAAEVIYQQGRICCLSAKHDQSINILYGFLRKYPNHRQTASAYYWIGENLYMVGRLKDARTIFSRVIIDYPSSAKVEPSRYKIALIDQASTQDELLKLLKISHEELLKLSEESEKNKKIYEQTIAAYQRQSSDAGGDMRIAELSEQLKMERKHNEELHDQLVMLELKNQELLATLAKMDAKYTSEMAADGETPAADYSDPKAKRAAIEALIKKAKILQSMYNQLLEGNGQ from the coding sequence ATGAAAAAAATTTTAATTTTATTTTTTTTACTTTTTACTGTAAATGCCTTTACACAAAATTACGCCGATTATATGTCATCCGGCTTAGATGCCTATGCCCGGTCTGACTGGTCGTCTGCTCTCTTTTCTTTTCAAAAGGCAATGGAAGTTTCAAAAAATTCTTTGGATGAGCCGCTATATTGGCTCATAATGGCAAATGCCTCTGCCCGTAATTATACGGTTGCCCTAAACGATATTGAGACTTTTTTAAAACGATTCCCAAACAGTTCTAAAGCCGCAGAGGTGATTTATCAACAGGGAAGAATATGCTGCCTGTCTGCAAAGCATGATCAGTCCATAAATATTTTATACGGCTTTTTAAGAAAATATCCGAACCACAGACAAACCGCCTCGGCTTATTACTGGATAGGAGAAAATCTCTACATGGTAGGACGCCTAAAAGATGCAAGAACTATTTTTTCGCGCGTTATAATAGATTATCCATCTTCAGCCAAGGTTGAACCTTCCCGATATAAGATAGCCCTTATAGATCAAGCTTCTACACAGGATGAGCTTTTAAAACTTTTAAAAATAAGTCATGAGGAACTTTTAAAGCTTTCCGAAGAATCGGAAAAAAATAAAAAAATTTATGAGCAAACGATTGCTGCATATCAGAGGCAGTCTTCCGATGCCGGCGGAGATATGAGAATTGCCGAGCTTTCAGAGCAGCTAAAAATGGAAAGGAAGCATAATGAAGAACTGCATGACCAACTTGTAATGCTTGAGTTAAAAAATCAAGAGCTTTTGGCAACCTTAGCAAAAATGGATGCTAAATACACTTCAGAGATGGCTGCGGATGGGGAAACTCCTGCTGCAGATTACTCCGATCCAAAAGCCAAACGAGCTGCAATTGAGGCTTTAATAAAAAAAGCTAAAATTTTGCAGAGTATGTATAACCAACTTCTGGAGGGAAACGGTCAATGA
- the rpe gene encoding ribulose-phosphate 3-epimerase, with translation MDRCFKLSPSLLSADFSKLGEELAFIEKHGGDWVHIDVMDGQFVPNLTFGAPVVKSIRPCSKLVFDVHLMVNNPENLVSAFADAGADYFTFHAEASIHADRLIADIRSHGMKAGVSIVPSTPVGILEEIAPLADLILVMSVNPGFGGQKLIPYCLEKVKRLRSLREEKNYNYLISVDGGIDSKNVGSVIDAGADVIVSGSAFFSGDLRI, from the coding sequence ATGGATAGGTGTTTTAAATTAAGTCCTTCGCTTTTAAGTGCGGATTTTTCAAAATTAGGTGAAGAATTGGCCTTTATAGAGAAGCACGGCGGCGATTGGGTTCACATAGATGTTATGGACGGGCAGTTTGTGCCTAATTTAACCTTTGGAGCTCCGGTAGTAAAATCTATACGCCCCTGTTCCAAGCTTGTTTTTGATGTGCATCTAATGGTTAATAATCCCGAAAATTTAGTCTCGGCCTTTGCAGATGCAGGTGCGGATTATTTTACCTTTCATGCTGAAGCATCTATTCATGCAGACAGACTTATTGCCGATATCCGTTCTCACGGGATGAAGGCCGGAGTAAGCATCGTACCGAGCACGCCCGTCGGAATACTTGAAGAAATAGCTCCCCTGGCCGATCTTATCTTGGTTATGAGTGTTAATCCCGGATTCGGAGGACAAAAGCTTATACCTTATTGTTTAGAAAAAGTTAAGCGGCTAAGGTCATTACGCGAAGAAAAAAACTATAATTATTTAATTTCTGTCGATGGCGGGATCGATTCAAAAAATGTGGGGTCGGTTATTGATGCCGGTGCCGACGTAATTGTGTCCGGTTCAGCTTTCTTTTCGGGAGATTTAAGAATATGA
- the tmk gene encoding dTMP kinase: protein MIGLMILPNFVVFEGIDGSGTTSQIRLLKERFESEDKSSLVSFTQEPTSGPIGTLIRSALQGSFKLAPETMTRLFAADRCEHIYGLQGILKQVNDGRAVFSDRYVFSSLAYQTAAGAADLAKLQNDGFPLPEFLFFFDLPVDISMNRVMGRSNVLEIYEEKTFQYKVQDEYKKIIDEYRLKEPNMNIVIINAVEQIEEIHEKLWSILKDLPKI from the coding sequence ATGATAGGCCTCATGATATTACCCAACTTTGTTGTATTTGAAGGTATAGACGGCTCAGGGACTACGAGCCAGATAAGGCTTTTAAAGGAAAGGTTTGAGTCTGAAGATAAGAGCTCCCTTGTTTCGTTTACACAAGAGCCCACATCGGGCCCCATAGGAACTTTAATCCGTTCGGCTCTTCAAGGTTCGTTTAAGCTTGCCCCTGAAACGATGACCCGTTTATTTGCAGCTGACCGCTGCGAGCATATTTACGGCTTACAAGGTATTCTTAAACAGGTAAATGATGGAAGGGCCGTTTTTTCGGATAGGTATGTTTTTTCGAGCCTTGCCTATCAAACTGCTGCAGGAGCTGCCGATCTTGCAAAACTTCAAAACGATGGTTTTCCCCTGCCTGAATTTCTATTCTTTTTTGATCTGCCCGTAGATATTTCCATGAATCGGGTAATGGGGCGCAGTAATGTTCTCGAAATATACGAAGAAAAAACTTTTCAATACAAGGTTCAGGACGAGTATAAGAAAATTATAGATGAGTACAGGCTAAAAGAACCCAATATGAACATAGTCATAATTAACGCTGTTGAACAAATTGAAGAAATTCACGAGAAATTATGGAGTATCCTAAAAGATTTGCCGAAAATATAA
- a CDS encoding translocation/assembly module TamB domain-containing protein: MENIKKRRIIEIIVFLAIVVSSLIVFYPAAKALEKQLVYVRDKLIKTVEDEFEIKITYESISPSFFDRIKIRDVTIYNAATNEKIAHFSLLYIDYRLISLIKKDFTSVIASLGVYDGIIDFNIEKNKNILAKLNIEENAVDKTVKDRKKDESTESSLDISTIIEAGSQKIKNTKPIKLELKNIALNYSNKNSNIDFYTSSGKLTLDSGKIDVYINSNLRYSNFMQTNFPDLSTLININGSFYPGNMSASSILNFSDIRLGNIYIDKFSLFASYLDKTASITTMQDIQPIDVKGSWNLAENAGSINLECNDLKPLSVVSSSERMDILKELKDTAFTGQFNLTFARPEKLLWDTAFSIKLPKFQIAGNKIEKSILSFKADGNNDLINLKNLKLTNSDINLSAQGSYKIKEILPNFYLNISKFKLPSGENMAMNLNVSSNKNKIFLKIPRADIGKASLENIQGLFEKKTGKTDIYLSGKDPSGGFSIDGTWTHPSKNGSSGKNKGYLELHGTIDSISIENIYNGAVSVTELTVPMQKLLETSISPVQMTSEFYISSDFEHFSYNIIQAVLASKSKNGFYSLFSLQGNESSLNISDIDVLFNNMNLRGNINSAFEKDSMIFDSLLTLNDISYKVSGLLTDEMISIYGDYDINVNILKNVEKKLKGTIQVKELPVPFIDSLFSADTSFEYDNNKDWELTCNYAKLEYLGTDITKTDEGLEFYAEGYAKPTEVFFHNVKAGIKNKQLEGTAAINLIPSSDKNISQYATNLSLLDKNKTESFIFNSLFTLSDKIYFDGTCNIKDISLNRFFKKQKPENKIGAEFIFLGNKDSLSVKADVKNISFNLNGQNLEGKASAFIDNDKMNLYESSFKWGIHKIDNIEAFINPSEQKGALTFLYEAETKKQDNQENPDTKASFSFNFTSTADKKNTESQNIIENTIGLTSHFNIDMKISDWILAGQKGEGSIKASLVKEPNIIALYAGNNDEIYGFKTDDGLVSLHIDESLPFHLNIDGNLSQDNINLSVSNIGIDLAKVINLIPNNNIIKFSGGNVQGDLQISGTQKDPLFYGTLKGEELFCTSPGYSPDTYGPVDIPIQFDGTLISVPYTILHGKIGSLWGEASSEFIGWIPYYTTVNCGVLENTQALIKTKNIAFHADGRAEGKIKLEINPELITLEGDAYFDKGYFSVPFADLQKQSERTSAGSIHPAFYMNLNLNLGKKSEFRYPSTELPVLRALAYTENEPFNLNLDTSTGKFEMSGSAKIRTGEIFYIKRNFYIKEGELKILNSPFQQIEPIISVRAEIKDKMADGQPLTINLTAKDQHLDLERFRPVITTSPPMAMSDSDTMNLMGQVALGDLKNGNILKETLRNTSDILTNIGIMKKVEQEVRDFLHVDVFSLRSLLIQNVILENLFRSSKDKPLTIGNYFDNTSVYIGKYFGSAIYADAMLHLSYYDPLSAKTDVVRKSVYENLLFQPEIGFEMNTPFFQLRWHIAPSNLDSLFVSDTGLTLSWKFSY, from the coding sequence GTGGAAAATATAAAAAAAAGGCGCATAATAGAAATTATCGTTTTTCTCGCAATAGTTGTAAGCTCATTGATAGTTTTTTATCCGGCAGCCAAAGCACTGGAAAAGCAGCTGGTATATGTAAGGGACAAACTTATCAAAACTGTGGAAGACGAATTTGAAATAAAAATCACCTATGAATCCATATCACCTTCCTTTTTTGATAGAATAAAAATACGGGATGTTACTATTTACAACGCTGCAACAAACGAAAAAATAGCTCATTTTTCGTTACTTTATATAGACTACAGACTTATCTCTCTAATAAAAAAAGATTTTACATCCGTAATTGCCTCCTTAGGCGTTTATGACGGAATTATAGACTTTAACATTGAAAAAAATAAAAATATTTTAGCGAAATTAAACATTGAAGAAAATGCCGTAGATAAAACGGTAAAAGATCGAAAGAAAGATGAGAGTACCGAATCTTCGTTAGATATATCGACAATTATTGAAGCGGGTTCACAAAAAATTAAAAATACAAAACCCATAAAACTCGAGTTAAAAAATATTGCTTTAAACTACAGCAATAAAAATTCAAATATAGATTTTTATACCTCAAGCGGAAAACTTACGTTGGATTCCGGTAAAATTGACGTTTATATAAATTCAAATCTTAGATATAGTAATTTTATGCAAACAAATTTTCCGGACTTAAGCACACTCATAAATATAAACGGTTCGTTTTATCCCGGCAATATGTCGGCCTCGTCGATACTAAACTTTTCGGATATAAGACTGGGAAATATTTATATCGATAAATTTTCTCTATTTGCATCATACCTAGACAAGACGGCATCCATTACAACCATGCAAGATATTCAGCCTATTGACGTAAAAGGTTCTTGGAATCTGGCTGAAAATGCAGGCAGCATAAATCTTGAGTGTAATGACCTAAAACCTTTGTCAGTTGTCTCCTCTTCCGAAAGAATGGATATTCTTAAAGAATTAAAGGATACCGCTTTTACAGGACAGTTTAATTTAACCTTTGCCAGGCCTGAAAAACTCCTGTGGGATACGGCTTTTTCGATTAAACTGCCGAAATTTCAAATAGCCGGCAACAAAATCGAAAAATCCATACTCAGCTTTAAAGCCGATGGAAACAACGACCTTATAAACCTTAAAAACTTAAAATTAACTAACTCCGATATAAATTTATCTGCCCAAGGCTCTTACAAAATAAAAGAAATTTTACCTAATTTTTATTTAAATATTTCAAAATTTAAATTACCATCGGGCGAAAATATGGCTATGAACCTAAACGTCTCTTCAAATAAAAATAAAATATTTTTAAAAATTCCCCGTGCCGATATCGGAAAGGCCTCGTTAGAAAACATACAGGGCTTATTTGAGAAAAAAACGGGCAAAACGGATATATATCTTTCCGGAAAAGATCCTAGCGGAGGTTTCAGCATTGACGGAACATGGACTCATCCTTCAAAAAACGGATCATCCGGCAAAAATAAAGGTTATTTAGAGCTTCATGGAACTATAGACAGCATAAGTATTGAAAACATTTACAATGGAGCGGTTTCTGTTACTGAATTAACAGTACCTATGCAAAAATTATTGGAGACTTCAATCTCACCCGTTCAAATGACAAGCGAATTTTATATATCAAGCGACTTTGAACACTTTTCGTATAATATAATACAGGCTGTTCTTGCATCAAAATCTAAAAACGGATTTTACAGCTTGTTTTCTCTGCAAGGGAATGAATCTTCTCTTAACATAAGCGACATCGATGTTCTTTTTAATAATATGAATCTACGAGGAAACATAAATTCAGCCTTTGAAAAAGACAGTATGATTTTTGATTCACTTTTAACCTTAAACGATATAAGCTATAAGGTTTCAGGCCTCTTGACTGATGAAATGATAAGCATTTACGGAGATTATGATATAAACGTAAATATTCTAAAGAATGTCGAAAAAAAATTAAAAGGAACTATACAGGTAAAAGAACTTCCCGTGCCGTTTATCGATTCTCTTTTTTCTGCCGATACTTCTTTTGAATATGACAATAATAAAGATTGGGAGCTTACCTGCAATTATGCAAAATTGGAATATCTTGGAACCGATATTACAAAAACCGATGAAGGCCTTGAATTTTATGCGGAAGGCTATGCAAAACCTACAGAAGTTTTTTTTCATAACGTAAAAGCAGGAATAAAAAATAAGCAGCTTGAAGGCACTGCAGCTATTAATTTAATTCCCTCTTCAGATAAAAATATTAGTCAATATGCAACTAATCTTTCTCTCTTAGATAAAAATAAAACTGAGAGCTTTATTTTCAATTCACTATTTACGCTTTCGGATAAAATTTACTTTGACGGAACATGTAATATAAAGGATATATCTCTTAACCGTTTTTTTAAAAAACAAAAACCTGAAAATAAAATAGGCGCAGAATTTATATTTTTGGGGAATAAGGATTCTCTTTCGGTAAAAGCCGACGTAAAAAATATATCGTTTAATCTAAACGGTCAAAATCTTGAGGGAAAGGCATCTGCCTTTATCGATAACGATAAGATGAATCTTTACGAATCATCCTTTAAATGGGGAATCCATAAGATTGATAATATTGAAGCTTTTATAAATCCTTCAGAGCAAAAAGGTGCTCTTACATTTTTATATGAAGCAGAAACAAAAAAGCAAGACAATCAAGAAAATCCGGATACAAAAGCTTCTTTTTCTTTTAATTTTACCTCTACGGCAGATAAAAAAAATACGGAAAGCCAAAACATAATCGAAAACACTATCGGTTTGACTTCTCATTTTAATATTGACATGAAAATATCCGATTGGATCCTCGCCGGTCAAAAAGGAGAAGGAAGCATCAAGGCTTCATTGGTAAAAGAACCAAATATTATAGCCCTGTATGCCGGTAACAATGACGAAATATACGGTTTTAAAACAGATGACGGGCTCGTGTCCCTCCATATAGACGAATCTTTGCCGTTCCATTTAAACATTGATGGTAACCTGTCACAGGATAATATAAATCTTTCCGTATCAAATATAGGTATCGATCTTGCAAAGGTAATAAACCTTATACCCAATAATAATATTATCAAATTTTCAGGCGGCAATGTTCAAGGCGATCTCCAAATAAGCGGCACTCAAAAAGATCCTCTGTTTTACGGAACCCTTAAAGGAGAAGAGCTTTTCTGCACATCGCCGGGCTATTCTCCCGATACCTATGGCCCTGTCGACATTCCCATACAATTTGACGGAACCCTTATATCCGTACCATATACTATTCTACATGGAAAAATCGGAAGCCTATGGGGTGAGGCTTCATCGGAATTTATAGGATGGATTCCATATTATACCACTGTAAACTGCGGAGTTCTTGAAAATACACAGGCCTTGATAAAAACAAAAAATATAGCCTTTCATGCGGACGGAAGAGCTGAAGGCAAAATAAAACTTGAAATAAACCCTGAACTTATTACCCTTGAAGGCGATGCATATTTCGATAAGGGCTATTTTTCGGTTCCGTTTGCAGATCTGCAAAAACAAAGCGAACGAACATCAGCCGGCAGCATCCACCCCGCTTTTTACATGAATTTAAATTTAAATTTGGGGAAAAAATCCGAATTTAGGTATCCATCAACGGAATTACCTGTTTTAAGAGCCCTAGCTTATACCGAAAATGAGCCTTTTAACCTAAACCTCGATACAAGTACGGGAAAATTTGAAATGTCGGGATCTGCAAAAATTCGTACAGGCGAAATATTCTATATAAAAAGAAACTTCTATATAAAAGAAGGAGAATTAAAAATTCTTAACTCGCCTTTTCAGCAAATTGAACCCATAATATCGGTAAGAGCAGAAATAAAGGATAAAATGGCCGACGGCCAGCCCCTTACAATAAATTTGACGGCAAAAGATCAGCATCTTGACCTTGAACGGTTTAGACCGGTAATCACAACCTCCCCCCCAATGGCTATGTCGGATTCCGATACAATGAACTTGATGGGGCAGGTTGCCTTAGGAGATTTGAAAAACGGCAACATTTTAAAAGAAACGCTCCGCAATACCTCGGATATTTTAACAAATATAGGTATCATGAAGAAAGTTGAACAAGAAGTCAGAGACTTTCTACATGTAGATGTATTTTCCTTAAGAAGTCTACTTATACAAAATGTTATTTTGGAAAATTTATTTAGATCTTCAAAGGATAAGCCATTGACAATCGGTAACTATTTTGATAATACAAGTGTTTACATTGGTAAGTATTTCG